AGTAGTGAAATTAAACAGTACATTTTATAGACGATTGGATAGACGATGTCACAAATGCCAATGAACACAGCACAGCATCTTCCCTTCCATAGTGTAGTGCAGGTTACTTCTTCTTCTATGAGGTTTAACAGCAGTTGGCATCCAATTTGTTGCACTACCGCCACCTACTAGATTGGAGTACAACTCCCTTATACTTTACTTGAAAAAGAAAAATGTACTaaataaataccctaccatctaacactataCTCACTCATTTCAAAATTATACAAAATAAAATGAACACCCCCCTACTCCATTAATTAAATGTATTCATTCCTACCTCATGACATCCCCCTGAAAGGATGGGACATCACAACTTAACATATCCTGTAACTCTTCGGTTGTCAAGTCTcacacacccaaatacctctctgcagctgccacaaCAACCTTTTCTGAGACTTCCGATCCATCCCTGTAGTACAATTAATAACCATTGATATAAATGCTAaaaaatccaatcttactgaaacTTGTTTCACTTTTTGGcctctccctctgtactggtatatctctactactctcaccactcctctcccttaacccatcttcctctactttcttcactgcctcagcatatgacaacttctgctCTACTCTAACCCTAGAAatctcaacctgcctctctcgcacgGGACATTTCTGATCCTCAGCCCCATGGGCACCCCTATAATTAACACATGCCACTACTACACATTCCTTggtctcatgcccttctgcacatttctcacaccttggaccctccctcctacacactgctagCACACGGCCACAAACCTGACACCTGTAACATCTCAATGTATTCGGCACAAACACTCGTACAGAATaacttatacagtggggcaaaaaagtatttagtcagccaccaattgtgcaagttctcccacttaaaaagatgaggcctgtaattttcatcataggtacacttcaactatgacagacaaaatgagagcaactgccccaaaacatcactgctctagaggagatatgcatggaggaatgggccaaaataaagttgtttaacttgggtcacacGTTTCAGGTAGGATTCCACAAgctccccacaataagttgggtgaattttggcccattcctcctgacagagctggtttaactgagtcaggtttgtaggcctctttgctcacacacgccttttcagttctgcccacacattttctatagaattgaggtcagggctttgtgatggccactccaataccttgactttgttgtcctgaataCATTTTGCCACCttgggaagtatgcttggggtcattgtccatttggaaaacccatttgcaaccaagctttaacttcctggctgtcttcagatgttgcttcaatatatccacatcatttcccttcctcatgatgccatctattttgtgaagtgcacgagtccctcctgcagcaaagcacccccacaacatgatgctgccacccccatgcttcatggttgggatggtgttcttcggcttacaagcctcccagtttttcctccaaacataacgatggacattatggctaaacagttctatttttgtttcatcagaccagaggacatttctcaaaaagtacaatctttgtccccatgtgcagttgcaaaccgtagtctggcttttttatggcggttttggagcagcggcttcttccttgctgagcggcctttcaggttatgtagatataagacttgttttactgtggatatagatacttttgtagcggttttctccagcatcttcacagggtcctttgctgttgttctgagattgatttgcacttctcgcaccaaagtatgttcatctctcggagagagaacgcgtctccttcctgagcagtaagacggctgcatggtcccatggtgtttatagttgtgtactattgtttgtacagatgaacatggtaccttcaggcatttgcaaattgttcccaaggatgaaccagacttgtggaggtctacacttttttttctgaggccttggctgatttcttttgattttcccatgatgtcaggcaaagaggcactgggtttgaaggtaggctttgaaatacatccacaggtacacctccaatttcctcaaattatgccaattagcctatcagaagcttctaaagccatgacatccttttctggagttttccaagctgtttaaaaaaggcacagtcaacttagtgttacagtgaaataatctgttaacaattgttggaaaaattacttgtgtcatgcacaaagtagatgtcctaaccgccttgccaaaactataggtttgtcaacaatacatttgtggagtggttgaaaatcgagttttaatgactcaaacctaagtgtatgtaaacttctgatttcaactgtatatctactgCTACCCCAgctatcactccttcactggTGCCCTTTTCATGAGAACGAAACAATTCACTTTACTTGCCCCCATTCGTTTTACTTTGAGCGCATTCTTCCTCTGCCCAACAGAAACAAACAATTATCACGAGACCACTTTACACTCAGAGTCCACATTACCCAACACTTTTTCCACCAACCatgaaaccacaaatggatcagccaaaatTCAAGAGTCCCCTTTTTCCATAAACTACACGCCTACTGTCAGACTCTTCTTTATCCTGATCCTTGGTGCATACCCCAGTTTTCGATAACTTTACCTCACCTACCACCTCCGATACTTCaccctcattcacttccatttcaTCTCGTCTTCAGCTCCCTCTGCTTATATTTTCTACTATTCTTTGACAAACCATCTCCCTTTTTTCCACAATTTTTTTATCAGACTCAAGctcaccctcctcttccctcactctcttagacctcttctccctctcattttccctccattccttctccgtTTTGCAAGTACACGCctccttatgataatactgcCGCTCCATCCCTGACACCCATCTTGTACTTGCTTTCTCAAGGGACTCCATTTCTCCTTCCAGAATTGTGCACGTCCCCAATAACGTGCCTATAACAACGAAGCTGGGTCTCCCAACATTCCAATACAATTCACACCAGTCCGCTTCCTCGGAAATCTCCCACTACTAATGCCCTTGTCTGTATTCACCAGTAAACAAGTAGTTTGATTGGAGGAACTGGTAAAAATGAAATTAAACAAAATCACATCAAACTggatttcaaaaaaatatttgggAAGCCAGGGCTTTGTTAACACAGACCAATTCTCTGCATTTGCAACTGTATTTCATTTGCACCTATATAGTATTTGTCTCGTATTGCAGGTTATGGATGGCTAATCAATCATGTGAGTGACTTGTCACTAACCTGTCCGAGTGTCAGCAGGGGGCGCCAGGAGCTCCCTCAGGTGTGAGTCCTTCATGTCTTCTACCCGGCTGAGGTCGAGCAGACGCAGGCAGGGACAAGCAGCCTGACACAGGGCCGACACAGAGGACCAGGGACAGCCCGACACATTCAGCTCCAGTAGACCTGGGAGAGAAAGAGGCCAGGAGTTAGCGTAATCCCTAAAGCAGACTAGCAATACAGCAATGAGGTGATGACAGCCAAATTACAATAGGACATGATCAGGCTATTGATGGAAAAAAAGATGTGGTAGGGAGGCAAAGGTGTTGAATGAACACAAGATACCTTGTAGACGGTTGATAAGCCACATGAGCTGCTTCTTCGAGATGTTGGTATAGCCCAGGTTAAGGGAGACTGGTTGCCTGCGGATTATACCACTCAGCATAGGAGGGGTGATAGAGCGCTGCCGGCTGAGGTCAATCTGATTCCACAATCTCTTATCACAGCACctgagagagcaagacagaaaatAAAAGACTGGGATGAGAACAAAAGAAAGTCTGGTCTACTGTACACCACAGAATTTGAGTCACTGCAGTCAATGAATATCCTTTCAGGGATGGTTTTCTATTGTTCTCAACATCAAAGATGCATTTCTCAGTAGTCCAAACAAGTTTGTGTTGCACTACCCCCTTCCAGCCCAACTGGATGCTGACCACATCTGAACCTTTGGTCTAGACTTACCACCGGCTCCATGTCCGACAGACCCGCATGCAGACACACAGCTCCCTCTGGCTGAGGTGCTGGAAGACGTGGAGCCAGACGTCGCGGGGCATCACGTGGGAGGAGCCACTGTCCAGGGGCAGGCAGTGGGGCTCGGGGCAGGCGGGTGGTGGCCGCACCAAGTGCCGCTCCATCTGAACAGGCCGGGGAGGCGAGGGCACAGCAGGGGGGCTGCGTTTCATCATCTGCGAACGTGGAGCCATCCGGGATGGCTGTGACCGGGGTGAGGCGGCGAGGGCTGACATGCCCCCTGAGGAGTTGCTGCCTGGGCTCagcagccccccccctcccccattggATGTGGAAGTGGCAGTAGAAGCGGAAGAGTTGCTACTGTTCCTCGATGTTGGTTGGGACCCTGTTTGCTTGTTGCTACGGATCTTGCTGCCCTTGCCAGTTCCATGTCGGTGGTTGGCCACCGAGCCTCCGCTGCTGTTGTTGGCGTTCTCCTTCTCCTGAGTCTCCCGGTCCCTCACCCCCGCCCGTGTGCGTCCATTGCGCGTCTCAGAGCCGTTGCTGCGCTTACCGGAGAATCCCTCGGAACCTGGCGAGGGGCCGTGGCCGGAGGAAGGTGGAggctgggtggaggagagaggggagggaggaggcaaTGGGGTAGACTTCCgactcctctccccactctcctcgtCATTCCCGTCCGTTGTGAGCCCCTTGCGGCCCCTTGGAGGTCCCTCCCCTCTACGCCGAGGCTTGTCTCCCACAACCTGCTCCTCcaccgcctcctcctcctccttaacACTTCCCTCTCCCTCAGAGTCCTCACTGGCACTGAAGCCCAGCTCCGCCagcctcctgtccctctccctgtcccgtTCCCGGTTGCGCTCCCTTGCACTGTTGCTATAAGTGACGAGTACGGGGGAGGACGGTTCAGAGCCGCGCCGGCCATCTGAACCGGAAGGCGAGTCAGAGTCGGACTCAGAGTCAGACTCAGAACTAGATGAACTCGATGAGCTGGACTCGCGGACGCGCTCAAGGAGCTGGCACATGCGCTTGAAGCGCTCCAATTTCTCACGGTGGTGCGAGCGCTGGTCCTGGCTGGCCGTAGAGGTGGGGGACTGCGTGGAGTTGGAACCCCCTCCGGAACCCTGGCCGCCTCCGGTGGAGGAGTTGGGCCCATTGGACTCTGCAGTCTCTGACACGTTAGGCTTCTGTTTCTGTCATGGGAGGGATAACGTTAGtgaagagagtgacagaggagcatgaaccctaacctttaccattGAGAAATATAACTTGAACTCGACTAAGAGCTGGATTCAGTCCATATCCCAGAAGATTCGCGTTATACCTCAATTGAAATTCAAGGGCAGTGTTGGCGCATTCGCAAGACTGCATTCAACGGTGTAAACACTGCAGATGTCGGCTCAATCGGGaattacctttaaaaaaaatgtacggGAAACTtcagcgatacagattgaatCCAGTTCGTAGTTACCATATGCTTTATGACAGAGCTTAACATTTTGTTCACATGAAATTACCTTTTTCAAGCGTTTTTCATGCGCCCCTTTCATCTGAGGTAAAAGGTCAGACAGAGAAGAGTTGGCAAGCTGCGTTCATACAATTGGTCACAACTTGTAGGCCTCTTAGCAACTATACACTgagcatacaaaacattaaggacacctgcactttccatgacagactgaccagatgaaagccatgatccctttttgatgtcacttgttaaatccaattcaaaaatcagtgtagatgaatgggaggagacaggttaaagatgatttttaagcctttagacaattgagacatggattgtgcatgtgtgccagtcagagggtgaatgggcacgacaaaagatttaagtgcctttgaacggggtatggtactaggtgccaggcacaccagtttgtgtcaagaactgcaaagctgctttCACAGTAGTGTTAATacacagtttcccgtgtgtatcaagaatggtccaccacccaaaagacacccagccaacttgacacaactgtgggaagcattggggtcaacatgtgccagcatccctatggaacgctTTCTGCCCCTTTTA
The sequence above is a segment of the Oncorhynchus gorbuscha isolate QuinsamMale2020 ecotype Even-year linkage group LG16, OgorEven_v1.0, whole genome shotgun sequence genome. Coding sequences within it:
- the LOC123998863 gene encoding F-box/LRR-repeat protein 19-like isoform X2 — its product is MSGSKALGGARRRRTRCRRCQACMRTECGECHFCKDMKKFGGPGRMKQSCLLRQCTAPVLPHTAVCFSCGEAGKEDTVDTEEEKFSLSLMECTICNEIIHPSCLKMGKAEGIINDEIPNCWECPKCHKEGKTSKDGGDGSGKRRMDNGEVGRWKLTDDPPPTKKKPPSLDDGGRQDGHKRKKEKELPQDSGPKKKMKGAHEKRLKKKQKPNVSETAESNGPNSSTGGGQGSGGGSNSTQSPTSTASQDQRSHHREKLERFKRMCQLLERVRESSSSSSSSSESDSESDSDSPSGSDGRRGSEPSSPVLVTYSNSARERNRERDRERDRRLAELGFSASEDSEGEGSVKEEEEAVEEQVVGDKPRRRGEGPPRGRKGLTTDGNDEESGERSRKSTPLPPPSPLSSTQPPPSSGHGPSPGSEGFSGKRSNGSETRNGRTRAGVRDRETQEKENANNSSGGSVANHRHGTGKGSKIRSNKQTGSQPTSRNSSNSSASTATSTSNGGGGGLLSPGSNSSGGMSALAASPRSQPSRMAPRSQMMKRSPPAVPSPPRPVQMERHLVRPPPACPEPHCLPLDSGSSHVMPRDVWLHVFQHLSQRELCVCMRVCRTWSRWCCDKRLWNQIDLSRQRSITPPMLSGIIRRQPVSLNLGYTNISKKQLMWLINRLQGLLELNVSGCPWSSVSALCQAACPCLRLLDLSRVEDMKDSHLRELLAPPADTRTAHGESRGGRFQNVTELRLAGLDLTDVTSRLLVRYLPHLTKLDLSQCGNITDQTIHTLTSPMSPLKDSLTHLNLAGCVKVTEQCLPLLRRCASLQSADLRSCTLLTPDACQLLSFPCPDDRVLLKNS
- the LOC123998863 gene encoding F-box/LRR-repeat protein 19-like isoform X1; translated protein: MLSNMKEEDYSAGKRMELTAEGMSGSKALGGARRRRTRCRRCQACMRTECGECHFCKDMKKFGGPGRMKQSCLLRQCTAPVLPHTAVCFSCGEAGKEDTVDTEEEKFSLSLMECTICNEIIHPSCLKMGKAEGIINDEIPNCWECPKCHKEGKTSKDGGDGSGKRRMDNGEVGRWKLTDDPPPTKKKPPSLDDGGRQDGHKRKKEKELPQDSGPKKKMKGAHEKRLKKKQKPNVSETAESNGPNSSTGGGQGSGGGSNSTQSPTSTASQDQRSHHREKLERFKRMCQLLERVRESSSSSSSSSESDSESDSDSPSGSDGRRGSEPSSPVLVTYSNSARERNRERDRERDRRLAELGFSASEDSEGEGSVKEEEEAVEEQVVGDKPRRRGEGPPRGRKGLTTDGNDEESGERSRKSTPLPPPSPLSSTQPPPSSGHGPSPGSEGFSGKRSNGSETRNGRTRAGVRDRETQEKENANNSSGGSVANHRHGTGKGSKIRSNKQTGSQPTSRNSSNSSASTATSTSNGGGGGLLSPGSNSSGGMSALAASPRSQPSRMAPRSQMMKRSPPAVPSPPRPVQMERHLVRPPPACPEPHCLPLDSGSSHVMPRDVWLHVFQHLSQRELCVCMRVCRTWSRWCCDKRLWNQIDLSRQRSITPPMLSGIIRRQPVSLNLGYTNISKKQLMWLINRLQGLLELNVSGCPWSSVSALCQAACPCLRLLDLSRVEDMKDSHLRELLAPPADTRTAHGESRGGRFQNVTELRLAGLDLTDVTSRLLVRYLPHLTKLDLSQCGNITDQTIHTLTSPMSPLKDSLTHLNLAGCVKVTEQCLPLLRRCASLQSADLRSCTLLTPDACQLLSFPCPDDRVLLKNS